A single region of the Terriglobales bacterium genome encodes:
- the bamA gene encoding outer membrane protein assembly factor BamA, whose protein sequence is MARAAAALLSLVALIGHMAGAQETGLVQSIQIHGQRRIPIETIKARLATREGDVYDEGTLERDFNSLWNTGYFDDVRFEREESPKGWILHIYVREKPTIRTIEYKGLSSVSQSDVLDRFKQAKVGLSVENQYDPTKVKKAEVTIKELLAEHGHQFATIRTEVHPIPPSAVGVTFVVKEGPKVKVGTIRFTGNKHIKDRELRAAMKNLKPIGIPRSIILENLMARTFDSSKLEEDAERVRQAYQVKGYFKALVGDPQTKMRDTKGGLLNIPLIKHGPGKAVDITLPIEEGDRYRLGSITFTGNKAVTNTKALRGLFPMQDGDIFNTESVHKGIENMRKAYGDLGYINFTPVPDTKIDEDKKLLSLIIDIDEGKQFYVRRIEFQGNTTTRDKVIRRELPLEEGQVYNQRAWEFGILRLNQLGYFEQIKAEQDAEIKKNEKDGTIDITLKLKEKGKNSIGLTGGVSGLAGGFVGVNYETNNLFGLGETLSISANIGNRERNVQFGFTQPYLFDRPLQLSFSVYSQRYQFDQAKQTSIQLGQQLNLPTTVLNTLQNFTQSTTGFSTSLSYPLRRSLKRLGISYTLENSSIQTFSDASKQYFDSLAFRNISGPDALKGVITSKIVPTFSVSTIDNYQRPSSGHSIFAGLEVSGLGGNVRSVRPVMEYKRFVSVNHHRNVIGYRVQASFISGYGGLVAPPLERFYLGGDTDLRGFDVRAISPVVFLPDKATVALTNPDGTPVPVDPSNPLRGNVLITVPIQRITFPGGDTSLVTNLEYRVPIVGPVAIAAFMDTGVDFIARQSQLRLSTSQLNNLNTTAFGCATFDVNFNCQGRVLPSFSPDLKPVSGTNFTPRMSTGLELQVLMPIINQPFRIYYAINPLAMDTFTHTPNQITRDMFPPGAAGDFTYLNSLAAFSPNYKLADPRKTFRFTVSTTF, encoded by the coding sequence ATGGCACGGGCCGCAGCAGCATTGTTGTCCCTGGTGGCGCTGATCGGTCATATGGCCGGAGCGCAGGAAACCGGCTTGGTGCAGAGCATCCAGATTCACGGCCAGCGCCGCATTCCTATCGAGACCATTAAGGCCCGTCTGGCTACCCGTGAAGGTGACGTTTACGATGAAGGAACGCTGGAGCGTGACTTCAACTCCCTGTGGAACACGGGATATTTTGACGATGTCCGTTTCGAACGCGAGGAGAGCCCTAAAGGCTGGATCCTTCATATCTACGTAAGAGAAAAACCCACCATTCGCACCATTGAATACAAAGGCCTGAGCTCTGTTTCCCAAAGCGATGTGCTTGATCGCTTCAAGCAGGCCAAAGTAGGCCTTTCCGTGGAGAACCAGTATGACCCCACCAAGGTGAAAAAAGCGGAAGTCACTATCAAAGAGCTTCTGGCCGAGCACGGACATCAGTTCGCCACGATCCGCACCGAGGTGCATCCTATTCCGCCTTCGGCCGTAGGCGTGACCTTTGTGGTCAAAGAGGGCCCCAAGGTCAAAGTGGGGACCATTCGCTTTACCGGCAACAAGCACATCAAAGACCGCGAGCTGCGCGCTGCGATGAAGAATTTGAAGCCCATCGGCATTCCGCGCTCGATTATTTTGGAAAATCTTATGGCGCGCACCTTCGATTCCAGCAAGCTGGAAGAAGATGCCGAACGGGTCCGCCAGGCTTACCAGGTGAAGGGTTATTTCAAGGCTCTAGTGGGAGACCCGCAAACCAAAATGCGCGACACCAAAGGCGGCCTGTTGAACATACCTTTAATCAAGCACGGGCCGGGTAAGGCAGTGGATATCACCCTGCCCATTGAAGAGGGTGATCGCTATCGTCTGGGCAGTATTACTTTCACTGGCAATAAAGCGGTTACCAACACCAAGGCTCTGCGCGGTCTCTTCCCTATGCAAGATGGAGACATTTTTAATACAGAGAGCGTACATAAGGGAATCGAGAACATGCGCAAGGCTTATGGCGACCTGGGATACATCAACTTTACCCCGGTGCCGGATACAAAAATTGACGAGGACAAAAAACTTCTCTCTCTTATCATTGATATTGATGAAGGCAAGCAGTTCTATGTGCGCCGCATTGAATTCCAGGGCAACACCACCACGCGCGACAAAGTGATTCGCCGTGAGCTGCCCCTGGAAGAGGGTCAGGTTTACAACCAGCGGGCGTGGGAGTTCGGTATCCTGCGCCTGAACCAGCTTGGATACTTCGAGCAGATCAAGGCCGAGCAGGATGCCGAAATCAAAAAGAACGAAAAAGACGGCACCATTGATATCACGCTGAAGCTGAAAGAGAAAGGCAAAAACAGCATTGGATTGACCGGCGGCGTGAGCGGTCTGGCGGGCGGATTCGTTGGCGTGAACTACGAAACCAACAACCTTTTTGGATTGGGTGAAACCCTCTCCATATCGGCCAATATCGGCAACCGCGAACGTAATGTGCAGTTCGGTTTTACCCAACCTTATCTTTTCGACCGGCCGCTGCAGCTTAGCTTCAGCGTTTACTCGCAACGTTACCAGTTTGATCAGGCCAAGCAGACATCAATTCAACTCGGACAGCAGCTCAACCTGCCCACCACCGTCCTGAATACCCTGCAGAATTTCACTCAGTCCACAACCGGTTTCAGTACCTCGTTGAGCTATCCTTTGCGGCGCTCTTTGAAGCGCTTGGGCATCAGCTATACGCTCGAAAATTCCAGCATCCAAACATTCAGCGATGCCTCCAAGCAATACTTCGACTCGTTGGCATTCCGCAACATTTCAGGACCGGATGCGTTAAAAGGCGTGATCACCAGCAAGATCGTTCCTACGTTCTCGGTCAGCACGATTGACAATTACCAGCGGCCAAGCTCAGGCCATAGCATATTTGCCGGCCTGGAAGTTTCCGGATTGGGCGGCAACGTGCGCTCCGTGCGTCCGGTGATGGAATATAAGCGATTTGTTTCGGTCAACCATCATCGCAATGTGATCGGCTACCGCGTCCAGGCATCATTTATTAGCGGGTACGGCGGTCTTGTGGCGCCGCCGCTCGAGCGCTTCTACCTGGGCGGCGATACCGACCTTCGCGGCTTTGACGTCCGCGCAATTTCGCCGGTTGTATTCCTGCCCGACAAGGCGACCGTCGCGCTGACGAATCCCGATGGCACGCCGGTCCCGGTTGATCCCAGCAATCCTCTTCGTGGCAATGTGCTTATCACGGTTCCCATTCAGCGCATTACCTTTCCCGGAGGCGATACCAGCCTGGTAACCAATTTGGAATACCGCGTTCCCATCGTGGGTCCCGTGGCTATTGCCGCCTTTATGGATACAGGCGTTGATTTCATCGCCCGCCAATCGCAGTTGCGCCTCAGCACCAGCCAGCTCAATAATTTGAACACCACCGCTTTCGGCTGCGCTACCTTCGATGTCAACTTCAATTGCCAGGGCAGGGTCCTACCGTCGTTCTCTCCCGACCTGAAGCCGGTGTCAGGAACAAACTTCACGCCTCGCATGTCCACTGGATTGGAGCTGCAAGTGCTGATGCCCATCATCAATCAGCCCTTCCGCATTTACTACGCTATTAATCCGCTGGCGATGGATACCTTCACGCACACACCCAATCAGATTACTCGCGACATGTTCCCTCCCGGTGCGGCCGGCGATTTTACATATCTGAACTCTTTGGCGGCCTTTTCGCCCAATTACAAGTTGGCTGACCCGCGCAAGACCTTTCGCTTCACCGTCAGCACAACCTTCTAA
- a CDS encoding molybdopterin-dependent oxidoreductase produces MKKQIYAACPHDCPDACGVLITVETGGADSGRAIKIQGDPGHPVTRGFLCAKVAKYLDRVYSPDRVLYPMRRKNVPKGGGRGNAEDFERITWASALDEIYEHFTAISREFGPEAILPYSYGGTLGVLNNASMDHRFFHLLGASQLNRTICASAGGDALITVIGKKLGTEPEAFRHSKFILAWGANIHGTNVHLWPFIEEARRNGARLVVIDPYKTRTARCADWYLPINPGTDVALALGMMHVIINENLYDADYVARYTLGFDQLRERVQEYPPEKVAQWTGIGAQDIRKLAHEYVTARPAVVRVNYGVQRSENGGSAVRAIAMLPCITGSWKEAGGGLQLSTSGSWELNKDGLLRPDLMLRSPLGRIARTINMSELGQALTRVDSPPVKAVFVYNSNPAVVAPNHNDVVRGFKRPDLFTVVHEQFFTDTVDYADLVLPATTFFEHKELQTAYGHYHLQISHQAIAPLGECRSNVDMFRDLAHRFGFEKVDPCFNETADQMIDVALQSENPWLQGIDRARLEQEGHIRLKLGDGPFLPFAHGNFPTASGKAELYSESLAKTGLDPVVRFVPPTESRHTEHAKKYPLELLSRKADNFLNTTFSNLPSIQAMEQTELLEIHVEDAKARGIREGDKIRVFNDRGSVVLKAHVNGQTQQGVVATRLNWAKLSPNATSINVLTSERLTDIGGGATFYSTLVDVEPLSRSERSGSLLAKS; encoded by the coding sequence ATGAAGAAGCAGATTTATGCCGCATGTCCGCACGATTGTCCCGATGCCTGCGGGGTCTTGATCACGGTGGAAACCGGGGGGGCGGACTCTGGACGCGCGATCAAAATCCAAGGCGATCCTGGGCACCCCGTTACTAGAGGGTTTCTCTGCGCCAAAGTTGCCAAATATTTGGACCGTGTATATTCACCCGATCGCGTGCTGTATCCCATGCGTCGCAAAAATGTGCCCAAAGGTGGTGGGCGGGGCAATGCCGAAGATTTCGAGCGCATCACCTGGGCCTCGGCGCTGGATGAAATTTACGAACACTTCACTGCTATCAGCAGGGAATTTGGGCCCGAAGCGATACTGCCGTATTCCTATGGAGGCACGCTGGGTGTTTTGAATAACGCCTCCATGGACCACCGCTTTTTTCACCTTCTGGGGGCGTCGCAACTCAATCGCACCATTTGTGCCAGCGCTGGAGGCGACGCGCTCATCACGGTGATCGGAAAAAAGCTGGGAACCGAGCCTGAGGCATTTCGCCATTCCAAATTCATTCTGGCCTGGGGCGCAAACATCCACGGCACGAATGTTCACCTGTGGCCGTTTATTGAAGAGGCCCGCCGCAACGGCGCCCGGCTGGTGGTCATTGATCCTTACAAAACGCGGACCGCACGTTGTGCCGATTGGTATCTGCCCATCAACCCAGGCACAGACGTCGCCCTGGCGCTGGGCATGATGCACGTCATCATCAACGAGAATCTCTACGATGCCGATTATGTTGCCCGCTACACACTTGGCTTCGATCAACTCCGCGAACGGGTGCAAGAGTATCCCCCGGAAAAAGTCGCGCAGTGGACTGGAATTGGAGCGCAGGATATTCGCAAGCTGGCGCACGAATATGTGACTGCGCGGCCGGCAGTCGTCCGTGTCAACTATGGTGTACAGCGCTCGGAAAACGGAGGCTCGGCCGTCCGCGCCATCGCCATGCTGCCCTGTATTACCGGATCGTGGAAAGAAGCTGGCGGCGGATTGCAGCTTTCTACCTCTGGCTCGTGGGAGTTAAATAAAGATGGGCTTCTGCGTCCCGACCTGATGCTGCGCTCTCCGCTAGGGCGCATAGCGCGCACCATCAACATGTCAGAGTTAGGCCAGGCGCTTACACGCGTAGATAGTCCGCCGGTCAAAGCGGTGTTTGTTTATAACTCTAATCCGGCTGTAGTTGCGCCGAATCATAATGATGTGGTCCGCGGCTTCAAGCGTCCCGACCTGTTTACCGTGGTGCATGAGCAGTTCTTTACCGATACCGTTGACTACGCCGACTTGGTTCTTCCCGCGACTACGTTTTTCGAGCACAAAGAACTGCAAACTGCCTATGGGCACTACCACCTGCAAATCTCCCACCAGGCCATAGCTCCACTGGGCGAGTGCCGCAGCAACGTGGATATGTTCCGCGATCTGGCGCACCGCTTCGGTTTTGAGAAAGTTGATCCCTGCTTCAATGAAACCGCAGACCAGATGATAGATGTCGCGCTTCAGAGTGAAAACCCATGGCTGCAAGGGATTGACCGCGCGCGCCTCGAGCAGGAAGGCCACATCCGTCTCAAGCTGGGGGATGGGCCATTTCTTCCCTTTGCCCACGGAAATTTTCCTACAGCCAGCGGCAAGGCCGAACTTTATAGCGAATCCCTGGCCAAGACAGGCTTGGATCCAGTGGTGCGCTTCGTGCCGCCAACCGAATCGCGGCACACCGAGCACGCCAAGAAATATCCTTTGGAGCTGCTCTCGCGCAAAGCCGATAATTTTTTAAACACTACCTTCAGCAATCTGCCGTCGATTCAGGCCATGGAGCAGACCGAACTGCTGGAAATCCATGTGGAGGACGCCAAGGCGCGGGGCATCCGTGAGGGCGACAAGATAAGGGTATTCAATGACCGCGGTTCTGTGGTGTTGAAGGCACATGTAAACGGCCAGACCCAGCAGGGCGTGGTTGCCACCCGGCTGAATTGGGCCAAACTCTCTCCCAATGCCACGAGCATCAATGTGCTCACCTCCGAGCGGCTGACGGATATCGGTGGCGGCGCCACCTTCTACTCCACGCTGGTGGATGTTGAGCCGTTGAGCAGGAGTGAGCGTAGCGGGAGCCTGCTGGCGAAATCCTGA
- a CDS encoding carbonic anhydrase family protein: protein MNCNRILRLLFAFSISFSLITCQSSSPVSDAQTDTQSPSSAGNSGADCAKEPFTYDNGPLGQSHWCGACNLAISKLQAPININTKDAQIDGSLPSINFSGYKATKLVTSENVHTLKVDYKKGESSITIGKEQFKLVEFHFHRPSEEAINNHRTAMVIHLVHANADATAFVAISVLVEEGNPAPKTAALVNKLIQYFPPPDGLQNSPAGVDINAADLLPAGSFPENRNYFRYGGSLTTPACGENVTFYVLKTPVRFSAEQLKQFERHYPFPNARNIQNTNGRPVVQTK, encoded by the coding sequence ATGAACTGCAACCGAATACTGCGTCTGTTATTCGCTTTCAGCATTTCTTTTTCTCTCATTACATGCCAATCGAGCTCTCCGGTTTCGGATGCCCAAACAGACACACAATCGCCCTCTTCAGCCGGCAACTCGGGCGCCGATTGCGCGAAGGAACCATTCACCTATGATAACGGCCCGCTCGGACAAAGCCATTGGTGCGGCGCGTGCAACCTCGCGATCAGCAAGCTGCAGGCTCCTATCAACATCAATACCAAGGATGCACAGATCGATGGTTCTTTGCCCAGCATCAATTTTTCCGGATACAAAGCCACGAAACTGGTGACCAGCGAAAACGTCCACACCTTAAAGGTTGATTACAAGAAGGGAGAGAGTTCGATCACGATTGGCAAGGAGCAGTTCAAGCTGGTGGAGTTTCATTTCCATCGGCCCAGTGAAGAGGCGATCAATAACCATCGGACTGCCATGGTCATACACCTGGTGCACGCAAATGCTGACGCAACCGCATTTGTGGCCATCTCTGTTTTAGTAGAAGAAGGTAACCCTGCCCCGAAAACCGCGGCCCTGGTCAATAAGCTGATCCAGTATTTTCCTCCTCCCGATGGCCTTCAGAATTCCCCTGCCGGAGTTGATATCAACGCTGCCGACCTTTTGCCCGCAGGCAGCTTCCCCGAAAACCGCAATTACTTCCGTTACGGAGGGTCGCTTACGACTCCTGCGTGCGGTGAAAATGTGACGTTCTATGTATTGAAGACCCCGGTCCGCTTTTCCGCAGAGCAGCTTAAGCAATTCGAAAGACACTATCCGTTCCCTAATGCCCGGAACATTCAGAACACCAATGGCCGGCCCGTCGTACAAACAAAATAA
- the ruvB gene encoding Holliday junction branch migration DNA helicase RuvB encodes MATSTSNSSASKPDPEPKQRIVSAAPVEDDASFELKLRPKFLREFVGQNKVKENLAVAIEAAKSRGEALDHVLLYGPPGLGKTTLATIIANELGVGYQQTSGPALQIKGDLTAVLTNVRQKQVLFFDEVHRLQPALEEILYSALEDYQLDIIIGQGPSARTHTIEVQPFTFVGATTRAGLLSAPLRSRFGLLLRLDFYITDELRFVVERSAEILNVPIERDAANEIAGRSRGTPRIANRLLRRVRDYAQVRSGGKIDLPTAQAALKMLEVDQHGFDEIDRKLLLIIIEKYQGGPVGLSTLAAALAEEAEAIEEIYEPFLMQIGFLDRTPRGRVATKLAYDHFGIPLSRKQSALF; translated from the coding sequence GTGGCAACTTCAACTTCCAACTCATCCGCATCAAAGCCGGATCCCGAACCGAAGCAACGCATCGTTTCGGCCGCTCCGGTCGAGGACGACGCATCCTTTGAACTCAAGCTTCGCCCCAAGTTCCTGCGGGAGTTCGTGGGTCAAAACAAAGTAAAAGAGAACCTGGCCGTGGCCATTGAGGCCGCCAAATCGCGTGGCGAGGCGCTCGACCACGTGCTGCTCTACGGCCCCCCCGGACTGGGCAAGACCACGCTGGCGACCATCATCGCCAACGAGTTGGGCGTGGGATATCAGCAGACCTCGGGACCGGCGCTGCAGATCAAAGGCGACCTGACCGCCGTGCTCACCAATGTCCGCCAGAAGCAAGTGCTGTTCTTCGATGAAGTGCACCGGCTGCAACCGGCGCTGGAAGAAATTCTGTATTCTGCGCTGGAAGATTATCAGCTCGATATCATCATCGGGCAGGGGCCGTCGGCACGGACCCATACGATTGAGGTGCAACCCTTTACCTTTGTGGGCGCTACCACCCGCGCGGGATTGCTCTCTGCGCCCCTGCGCTCGCGCTTTGGTTTGCTGCTGCGGCTGGATTTTTATATCACCGACGAATTGCGCTTCGTGGTAGAACGCTCGGCTGAGATTTTAAATGTCCCGATTGAACGCGATGCCGCCAATGAAATTGCCGGGCGGTCGCGCGGCACTCCGCGCATCGCCAATCGCCTGCTGCGGCGCGTGCGTGACTACGCCCAGGTGCGTAGCGGCGGAAAAATTGATCTGCCCACCGCCCAAGCCGCGCTCAAAATGCTGGAAGTAGACCAGCACGGCTTTGACGAAATTGACCGCAAGCTGCTGCTGATCATCATTGAAAAATACCAGGGTGGCCCGGTCGGCTTGAGTACGTTGGCCGCAGCCCTGGCAGAAGAAGCCGAAGCCATTGAAGAGATTTACGAGCCCTTCCTCATGCAGATTGGATTCTTAGACCGCACGCCGCGCGGACGCGTGGCCACCAAGCTTGCCTACGATCACTTTGGCATTCCTCTGAGCCGCAAGCAGTCGGCGCTGTTCTGA
- a CDS encoding cupin domain-containing protein gives MSNQAEYPYVTRLNVFYKPLEVIEEKALADACPHKWYNQTLCEVNNSVVRLGVVEGEYHWHKHDADDEFFYVVEGKFLIDLEDRTVELGPRQGFVVPKGVLHRPRAPQRTVILMVETAGIIPTGN, from the coding sequence ATGAGCAATCAGGCTGAATATCCCTACGTTACGCGCCTCAATGTTTTCTACAAACCGCTCGAGGTCATCGAGGAAAAGGCGCTTGCCGATGCGTGTCCGCACAAGTGGTATAACCAGACGCTGTGCGAGGTCAACAATTCGGTAGTTCGTCTGGGCGTGGTCGAAGGAGAGTATCACTGGCACAAACACGATGCTGATGATGAATTTTTTTACGTGGTGGAAGGGAAATTTCTGATTGACCTGGAAGATCGCACGGTAGAGCTCGGCCCCAGACAAGGATTCGTGGTCCCCAAAGGCGTTCTTCATCGCCCGCGAGCGCCGCAAAGAACAGTGATTCTCATGGTAGAAACTGCCGGTATCATTCCGACCGGAAATTAA
- a CDS encoding SRPBCC domain-containing protein — translation MAHQAPLKYIFYIAATPEKVWEGFVSRESNRIIFAGAELQADFKPGGLLAWVGAGPDGKPMTYVRGKIVRFEPPKVFQYTFAMGQNDKTSRATIELVPETEATKVTVTHDEWAEDDPTYAACADGWPRILSRLKTLLETGKTFKPH, via the coding sequence ATGGCCCATCAAGCACCACTTAAATATATTTTCTACATTGCTGCGACCCCGGAGAAGGTGTGGGAAGGCTTTGTGTCGCGGGAGTCGAACCGGATCATCTTCGCGGGCGCTGAGCTTCAAGCGGACTTTAAGCCTGGTGGCTTGCTCGCATGGGTGGGCGCGGGACCCGATGGCAAGCCCATGACCTACGTTCGAGGGAAGATCGTGCGGTTTGAGCCGCCTAAAGTCTTTCAGTACACCTTCGCAATGGGCCAAAATGATAAGACGTCACGCGCAACTATCGAACTGGTGCCCGAGACCGAAGCCACAAAAGTAACGGTGACGCATGACGAGTGGGCCGAGGACGACCCCACTTACGCTGCCTGCGCCGATGGATGGCCGCGTATTCTTTCCCGCCTGAAGACGTTGCTTGAGACGGGGAAGACATTCAAACCGCATTGA